From Microbacterium sp. 10M-3C3:
CATTCTGTGTCATCCTCGGCATCCGTCGACGGGGCAGCGGATTCTCCTCCGCCCTCTCGGGCGATCCGGTGGTACTCCGATGTGATCGCGCGGATCTGGTCGGCATCGACGAGCAGTCGGAGCACGGGCGAAATCTCGGCACGGTCATCGCCAACGGCGTGCAACACGCGGAGCTTGTTCTGCATCTTGTTCCACGACGAGTTGACGCGGCTCGCGAAGTCCTTCTCATCACGGTCCGGGGTGCGGAACACGGCGAGCTGCTCGAACACCTCCGCCTGCCCGACGATCACCCGACCGCGACCCTCCTCGCTCAGCAGCGTCTGGCGCAAGACAAGCAGCATTGCGGTGTCGAGGAACGTCAACGCCTCAGACCGCACTGCCTTCGGGGCGTCCTCGGACGGAGCGTTGCGGACGAAGGCGAACTCGTTGTCCCGATCGATGACCAATTCGAGGAACAAATCGGCGAGCCGGGAGCGGAGGACAGCCTCGTCGGTGAGCAGCACCGCCCACAGCTGCGCCTCGCGCGCTCCGGAAAGATACGGGCCACGCACCAGACGCAGCAAGACGCGCCTCGTGCGATCAGGGAGTTCCCCGGCGTCGCCACGCCAGAGGCCTCCGTGCTCGTCGGGGGCGACATCCGCCGTGGTCGACTCGGTCATGCCACCGCTCCTGTGAATCGGTGCGCGGCCACAATCGCCGCACGCGGAACTCCGTCGGCGCCCTGCCAAGCGAGTACCTCGGGCTCATCGTCAACGGTGCCCTGCTCGGCGGCGATCGAGAGAAGTCCGATCACGCTGCCGACCCCCTGCGTCGCGGGGTATCGAGCAAGGACATCTGCGACGGTGCACGAGGGCACCTCGGCGAGCAGGTCGTTGACGTTCCGGGTGAGTTCGTCGAAGTCGATCTCGGTTTCGCGAGCGATCGCCCGCAGCTCCTCGAGGCTCGCGAGGGATGTCGCCTGCGTGACGATCTCTTCGGTGGCGGCGAATTCGGCGGGGTCGTGAAGGTCGATCGCCCCGACGCTCGACAGCGCAACGGCCGAGAGATCCAGCGTGAGAGACGTCGGATGCCACGGACGCGTGTGTGCGGCGGCTTCCACCCCCGCGTGCTGAGCCTCCCGCAGAAGAGTCCGCAGGACCCGGTCGCGCTGGTAGTCCTGCGACTGCACGTAGCGGCGGAGCGCCCGGGCGAACAATGTGATGACATCGTGGATCTCCGCGCTTCGTCCCTTGAGCGTTGCGAGGAAGGCGCGCAGTGCCCGGCGCTCATCCGAGGTGAGATCACGAGCGAATCTGCGGTCGAGGATGCGACGGATGTCGGCCTCGAATGCGGCACCGAGTGCAGGGTCGAGCACGAGCTGGGAGAAGGCAGCGAAACTGCGGCCTGCATCCGAGTCGGAGATGTGGTCGATTCCGCGGAAGACTTCGTCGACGACTGACGCCTGAGAAACATCGGACTCGACGATCTTCGCCCTCAGCGACGCATTCAGCGTCTCGAACTCGGCACGCACCCGAGCAAAGTCGTCCGGCACGTCCGCCGCCTGCGCCAGCACGTCGCGAACGCGCTCGAGCGCCCGGTCTTCATCGATCGCGGACTCGTCACCGGAACGCAGGCTCTCGATCCGCCGCTCAATCGACTCGATCTCTTCCTCGAGTAGCGCGATGCGCGCTGACACGTCAGGATCGGTGTCGATCGCGAGGCGACGGACCTGCGCCGCAAGACTCGCAAGCCGAGACTCGGTCACACTCGAACGCGGGGCGGCACGCCCCTGTAAGAAGCGGATCCCGGCGATCGCATCCGGGGAAAGCTCGAGCGTCTCACCCCGAGCTTCCGATGACGGCCGACGCACCAGGAAGCCGGCCGATCGCCACTCCCCGCAGTACCCCTTCGCAGTCAGCGGCAAGATCAGCCCCTGCGCACGGAGCCGCTCGAGGTCGGCATCGATCCGCTCGTACAGCTCCTCAGCGTCGACTCGGCGCTCGTCTCCGCCCAGGTGGGTGCCGAGAAGACCGGCGACCACGGGTGCACTGTCGGCTCGAAGCAGCTTCCACGCCGCATCGCGCTCCGCAAGCTGGGCGAGCTCGAGAACCTGGGCGACGGCGGGCACGCGTCCATTCTGAAGGAACACACCGACATCCGTTGACGCGGCGGCGGCGGATAGTTCGGGCTGAGTCACCCGATGAGGTAGACCATCCCGCGACCGTCTGTCGCGAGCGCCTCGACGAATTCCTGTGCCCGCGTGAGGTAGTCGAGGACGTAGCGGAGCTCGTCGTCATCGTCGACTCCGTGCCGGCTTCGCCAAGTGCGCGCCCATGTTCGCGCCTGGTCCTCGTCGATCGCACAGAGGTCGTCCCGAATCGCTGGCACCTCCTCCGGGAGGATCGTCCTCACCCACGGGTCCCAGCCCATGTCGTGCATCGTCACGTTCCCCTCGAACATCCGGTAGCACGAGCCGGCGGCGGGACTTCCGGGCCCCGAGCGCGTGAGGGACTGCAAAGCGGACCATGCCTTGTCGAGATAGAGCATGTCGCGCTTCGGTGAGACCTGCTCGAACGTCGCGACACTCACGCTCGCGTGCGGCTCCAGGCCCCACGCGTCAGCGAGCGGGTCGCTGGAGAGGATGCTGTGCGGGTCATCGACCGCCTGCTGAGCAAGGTCGGCATCGAAGGCATAGGCGTAGTAGCGGATTCCCATGCGGCCAGCATCCCGACGCAGGCGCAGCCACGATCACCGCATCCGACGCCGTGGGGAGAACGCGCCCGAATCCGCCGCTGTGGAGGAACGGAGGCCTTCGCATGGCCCCGCCCCTGGAGACCGAGGGATATGCGCTCGCGGTCTCGCGGGCAGCGGCACTGAACCTTCGACCGGTCCGGCCGCAACCGAGCAGGTTGATGAACAAGAGCTCCCGATCGAGTTCAGATCGCCCAGCGTGAGACGCTCCGCAAACGTGGCAGAAGTGGCGGATTTCGTGGCAGAGCAGAGTAAAAAACCCCTGACCGGGGATTTTTCGGCGGAGACGGAGGGATTTGAACCCTCGGTCCCCTTACGGGGACTCCACCTTAGCAGGGTGGTGCACTAGGCCTGACTATGCGACGTCTCCAGGTGCCGCACGGCGGCACGCGGCTCCCATACTAACCGCCCGCAGGCGCGGCGCCGAACCGTCACTCAGCGCAGGTTGCCGTTCGAGCACGTGTTCTGCGCGGCGGTCTGCCCGGCAATCGTCGAGGGCAGTGCCACCGGCGTCTCGGTCGGTGCCGGATTCGCCGCATCCGTCGGCGCGGTCGTCGGCGCCTCGGTCGGAGCCTCCGTCGGCGTCGCGCCGTCGCCCCCGTCTTCGACGATGACGCCGTCGCCCTGGCTCGCCTTGCCGGTCAGCTCGATCGGCTGATTCGCCTCGAGCGCCGCCCACAGGGCGTCGGCCGCCGGCTTGTTCGGCACGACGCGGTTCGGGTCGGCGGGATCGGCCAGGGTCGGGTACTGCACGAAGACGATCTCGTCGAAGGGGACGTCCTTCACCGCGAGCGCGATCTGCACGAGCGTCATCGGGTTCGTGAGGCTCGTCGACGGGTCGACGTTCTTCAGCGCCGTCGAGGCCAGCGAGAACAGCGTCGCCGGGTTGGACAGGACGTCCTCGCTCACGAGCTTGCGCGCGAGCTTGGCCATGTACTGCTGCTGGTTGGAGATGCGGCCGAGGTCGCCGCCGTCGCCGACGCCGTGACGCGTGCGCAGGAACTGCAGCGCCTCGAGGCCCTGGATGTTGCGGGTACCGGCGGGCCAGTCGATGCCCGTGTAGCGGTCGCGGATGCCGTTCGCGATGCAGACGTCGACGCCGCCGATCGCATCTGTGATGTTGATCACGCCGCCGAAGGTCGTCTTGGCCGCGAACGGAATGTTCTGGCCGCTCAGCTCGGAGACGGTCTTCACGACGCACGACAGACCGCCGTACGAGTAGGCGCTGTTGATCTGCTGCTTGCTCATCGCCGACGTGGTCTTCCCGTCCGCGTTCGTGCATGACGGGATCGGCACCATGAGGTCGCGCGGGAAGGAGATCACCGTCACCCGGCGCGGGTTGTCGGAGATGTGGACGAGCATGTTCACGTCGTTGAGGTTGTCGGCCGCGTCCGGGCCCGTGCAGCGCGCGCCGAAGTACTGCGCGAACTCGGGCTCGCACTCGTCCGTGCCCGCGATGAAGAGGTTGACGCCGCCTTCGATCGCCCCGATGTCGGGCGGTACGGGGCTCTGCCCCTCGAGGTCGACGGCGTCGGCCGTGAAGCTCGACACACCGTCGTAGACCGCCCACGCCGCGACCCCGCCGCCGGCGACCAGCACGACCGCGAGCGCGACCGCGACGATGCGCATGATCTGCGAGAACGGGCCGGGTGAGGTGAGTCGACCGTGACGCGCCACCGTGCGGCGGCCGCGCGAAACGGGCGTGGTCGGGCTCACGGAGATCCTTCCGGACGGGGAAAGGGCGGGCAGCGCCCCATATTAGGGCCGGACGCCTGTGAACCCGGTGAAGGACTCTCGCAGCAGCCCGTGTTCGGAGATCACGGCACGAGCGAGGGTCTTGTAGCCCTGCGACTCGAAGAACACCGTGATGCGGTCGGCTTCGACGGCCATGACCGTCCCCTCCCCCCACTCGGCGTGCGTCACGGGCTCGTCCACCTGCCACTCGTCGCCCCCGACGGATGCGGCCTGCGCGGCGTAGGCGGATCCGTCGGCGCACGTGTCGCAGTGGCCGCACGGCTCGGGCAGCTCCTGCCCGAAGTAGCCGAGCAGCACGTGCCGGCGGCACCGTCGCGTCTCGGCGTACCCCCGCATCATG
This genomic window contains:
- a CDS encoding DUF4194 domain-containing protein, with the translated sequence MTESTTADVAPDEHGGLWRGDAGELPDRTRRVLLRLVRGPYLSGAREAQLWAVLLTDEAVLRSRLADLFLELVIDRDNEFAFVRNAPSEDAPKAVRSEALTFLDTAMLLVLRQTLLSEEGRGRVIVGQAEVFEQLAVFRTPDRDEKDFASRVNSSWNKMQNKLRVLHAVGDDRAEISPVLRLLVDADQIRAITSEYHRIAREGGGESAAPSTDAEDDTE
- a CDS encoding DUF3375 domain-containing protein yields the protein MPAVAQVLELAQLAERDAAWKLLRADSAPVVAGLLGTHLGGDERRVDAEELYERIDADLERLRAQGLILPLTAKGYCGEWRSAGFLVRRPSSEARGETLELSPDAIAGIRFLQGRAAPRSSVTESRLASLAAQVRRLAIDTDPDVSARIALLEEEIESIERRIESLRSGDESAIDEDRALERVRDVLAQAADVPDDFARVRAEFETLNASLRAKIVESDVSQASVVDEVFRGIDHISDSDAGRSFAAFSQLVLDPALGAAFEADIRRILDRRFARDLTSDERRALRAFLATLKGRSAEIHDVITLFARALRRYVQSQDYQRDRVLRTLLREAQHAGVEAAAHTRPWHPTSLTLDLSAVALSSVGAIDLHDPAEFAATEEIVTQATSLASLEELRAIARETEIDFDELTRNVNDLLAEVPSCTVADVLARYPATQGVGSVIGLLSIAAEQGTVDDEPEVLAWQGADGVPRAAIVAAHRFTGAVA
- a CDS encoding DUF1877 family protein, with amino-acid sequence MGIRYYAYAFDADLAQQAVDDPHSILSSDPLADAWGLEPHASVSVATFEQVSPKRDMLYLDKAWSALQSLTRSGPGSPAAGSCYRMFEGNVTMHDMGWDPWVRTILPEEVPAIRDDLCAIDEDQARTWARTWRSRHGVDDDDELRYVLDYLTRAQEFVEALATDGRGMVYLIG
- a CDS encoding LCP family protein, producing MSPTTPVSRGRRTVARHGRLTSPGPFSQIMRIVAVALAVVLVAGGGVAAWAVYDGVSSFTADAVDLEGQSPVPPDIGAIEGGVNLFIAGTDECEPEFAQYFGARCTGPDAADNLNDVNMLVHISDNPRRVTVISFPRDLMVPIPSCTNADGKTTSAMSKQQINSAYSYGGLSCVVKTVSELSGQNIPFAAKTTFGGVINITDAIGGVDVCIANGIRDRYTGIDWPAGTRNIQGLEALQFLRTRHGVGDGGDLGRISNQQQYMAKLARKLVSEDVLSNPATLFSLASTALKNVDPSTSLTNPMTLVQIALAVKDVPFDEIVFVQYPTLADPADPNRVVPNKPAADALWAALEANQPIELTGKASQGDGVIVEDGGDGATPTEAPTEAPTTAPTDAANPAPTETPVALPSTIAGQTAAQNTCSNGNLR